The Pirellulales bacterium region CTGCGGAAGTTTCATTTTCCCACCCACTGCCCCGAGTGTGGCACGGCCGTCGTCAAGGACGAAGGGGGCGTATACATACGCTGCCCCAACCCAAGTTGTCCGGCTCAGGTCAAAGAGCGATTGCGTTATTTCGCCAGCCGCAACGCCATGGATATCGAAGGATTGGGGGACAAGCTGGTTGATCAGCTGGTCAACGACGGCGTGGTTACGAGCTATGGCGATTTATATCGGCTGAAACTTGAGCAGTTGACAGGCTTGGAACGGATGGGGCAAAAATCCTCCGAGAATCTGCTGGCCGGCATCGCGGCGAGCAAGAGTCGCGGTTTGGCCAAGCTGCTGAATGCGCTGGCGATTCGACATGTGGGCGCGCGAGTGGCAACGCTACTGGCGGATCATTTTGGCTCGATGTCGGCAATCCTTGAGGCGGCGGAAGAAGAACTGGCCGAAGTGGACGAGATCGGGCCGATCATCGCTGGGAGCGTCTATGAATTCCTGCACAGCAAGACCGGCCGCGCCACGATCGACGAACTAACCGAGTTGGGACTGAAGACGACCTGGCCCAAGGCACGCGTGGCAACTGCCGCGGCGACCGGACCGCTAGCGGGCAAGACGTTGGTCGTCACCGGCACGCTCCCAGTTTACGGCCGGGAGGAAATCGAGGAGTTGATCACGCAGCTCGGCGGCCGCGCGGCCAGCAGCGTCTCGAAGAAGACCGACTACGTCGTGGCAGGCGAGAAAGCCGGCGGCAAACTCGACAAAGCCCACAAGCTGGGCGTCAAAGTTCTCACCGAGGCCGAGTTCAACACGCTCATCGGGCGATAGTTCGGCTCAGGCGTGCCGTGTCACGCGCCAGGAAAGCAGCGCCGCGCTGGCCAAGAGCAGCGTGGCCATCAGAAATGGCGCACCGGGTAGTTCGACGCTGCGCTCAGTCTCGATGAACGCCGCGAAGATCGACGTAAAGAGCACCGGTCCAATCATGCCGGTGATCCCGCGCAAGCTGTTCAGGGCCCCTTGCAGCTTTCCCTGCTCGGTGGCGCTCACGTGTCGTGTCATCAAGCTCTGCGCCGAAGGTCCAGCCAGTCCCCACAGCGACATGAAAGGAATGCCTATGAGAAATACGGGCCCCGTCCCTGCCACCCCAAAGATCAACAACCCGGCTGTGCCGAGCAACAGGCCCAGGATCACGGCGCTCCGCTCGCCAAAGCGACGCACAAACGGCGGCACCATCGCGCCCTGCACGATCATCGAGCAGATGCCGGCAATGGCCAGCGTTAACCCCACCGCCTGCACATCCCAGTCGTAGCGATAGCCCGCATAGAGCACGAACACGCTCGGCAAGACTTCGTGCGCCAGGAAGTTGAGAAACATCACCGTCGCCAGCCCCAGTAATTCGTGGTGCGAGCGGAGCAAGTTCAACGCCCCGATCGGATTGGCACGCTGCCAGGTGAAAGTCGCGCGCCGCTCGCGCGGCAATGACTCGGGCAATACCAACATTCCGTATGTCGCATTGAGCAGCGTGAATCCGGCGGCCACCCAAAATGGCAAACGTGGATCGATCTCGCCCAATACGCCGCCGAAGGCGGGCCCCAGAACAAAGCCCAGCCCGAATGCGGCGCTCAGCATCCCAAAACCGGCCGCACGTTTGTGTACCGGCGTCACGTCAGCGATGTAAGCCGCAGCGGTGGTAAAGCTGGCCGAGGTAATGCCCGAGATGACGCGCCCCACGAACAGCCACCCCAGCGTAGGGGCGAGCGCCATCAATACATAGTCGAGCCCCAGGCCGAGCATCGATAGCAGCAGCACTGGGCGGCGGCCAAAGCGATCGGAAAGCGCGCCCATGACGGGCGAAAAGACAAACTGCATCAAGGCCCATACCATGCCGAAGAGGCCAAAGAACTCGGCGGCACGCTTGGTGTCGTCGTGCAGGAACTCCTTGACCAGTTCCGGCAGGACGGGGATCACGATCCCCAGCGCCAACACGTCGAGCACGACCGTGATGAAGATAAAGGCGCGCGCGGCCTGTCGCGGGCTTGCGAGCGCAGGCAATTCGGCATCGTCGGCCGGAACGGAGGAACCGGCGGCGCGTGAGTCAGCGTGCGGATCGGTCATGAACCCAGGGCGCGATAATGATTCGATCCACAAGCACAGCGGCAACCAAGCCGGACTACTTTTTGGCTACCTTCAACTCGTCGAGCTTGGCGGCAACGTCCTGGCCGTGGGCCGGTGTCTTTACTTCCTTGTCGATGTGCAGAATCTTGCCGTCCTTGCCGATGTAGTAGGTCCATCGATTCGAAACCAAACGCTGGTCGTTGAACACGCCATAGGCCTTGGCCACGCTTTTGTCCGGGTCGCTGAGGATGGGAAAATCGAGCGACAAGTCGGTGGCAAACTCCTTGTTCAACTCGGGCGAGTCGCAACTAGCGGTGAAATACGCCACGTCGTAGTTGCGCAAATCCTTGCCGCTGTCACGGAAGCTCTTGCATTCCAGCGTGCAACCCGGCGTTTTTGCCTTGGGGAACCAGGCCAAGACGACGGCCTGCTTGCCCCGATAGTCGCTCAGCTTGTGCGTTTTGCCATCGGTGCCTTGCATGGAAAACTCGGGGGCCTGATCCCCCACCTTCAATTCGGCAGCCAGGGCAACGGTCATGTTTCCGGCGATGAACAGTGCGACAAGCGATGCGATTTTCATGATGGGTGGCTCCTGAGACTGAGGACGAGATCTCGGCCTGAACGGGCGGCGCGAGAATCTCTACATTCGCTGCGGTGGGCGCGATTGACAACGCAGCCAACCTACCACGGCCATCGGCGACGGTCCAATGCCGGCAGCGCGATTTGCCGGTATGCAAACAAGCCCATAGACAGCCGATCGGCATTAAATCATTACGGCCAACACCGGGCCGGTTGCGGTACCGATCGACGGCAGCCGTCCTCCACGATTACCGGTCCGTGCAATCCAAGATGCCAGCGGCTTCGAAGGCAATGGTCGGCAACGTTTCGGCTGATTTTCACCGAAGCACGGCCGGCGCATGCGCCAATCGCCTTATCATACCGTAACTGTTAAAGCGTGATCAGCTGGTTGTCGTGACTTCGGCGCCACGGCTTGGCCGCATCGGATGTTCAGCACCGCCCTGGTGAGACGATTGCAGACCGTAACGGCATAGGCTTCGACGCGCCGCGTCGAGCCATAAGAATTTATAAGCTGCCGAATCACTAGAACCAGTGTCGTTGGCGACGTCGTATCTACCGTCCAACGCAGCCCGCACGGCCACTTCGATCGCTTAGAGCGCGAGCCGAGAATCGAAATAGTCTCGCATGTGCCTCACTTTGCCGGCACGATCGAGTTCGACGATTCCCATAATCGGGATCTCAACCCATTGGCCACCGATTAAATGCCGGTCCACGCGTTCGGCCCAGATCGTTGAACCATCAATGCACACACGATTCACCGTCACGTCATTTTGAGTGGTGTGTCCGAGCATCGCGTTGAACCAGCCGGCGACTTCTTGCTTGCCCCGCAGGCTTCGGCCCGTTGAGATGTGTTCCACCACGACGTCATCGGCCAGCAGCGCAGCAAAAGCGTCGGGGTCCATACGGTTGAGTGCCCCCACAAGTGCCTCAATGACTTCTTTCCCTGCCATGATGGTCTCCCGTTTATCGGCTTGAGGATAACGACAATTGCCGCGTCGCCGTGAGAGCTTCGTTCACTTCCGCGGCAGCTCGTTCGCCAGATCGCACCGCGCCTTCCATGTATTGAGCCCACTTGGTCGCCGTTTCAGTCCCAGCCCAGTGAAGCCTTCCCACTGGCTTGCGCAACGCGTCCCTGTAATTGGTCCAAGTGCCTGGCATGGGGATACCGCAGTAGCAGCCTCGCGACCAAGGTTCGTTCGCCCAGTTGGCTTGAAAGAAGTGTGCCGGCGTTCGAGCCTGTGCGCCAAAGTGGCTCTCGAAGGCCGCTAATGTCATTCGCTGAATGTCCTCGGCTGACCGATTCGCCCAACGTCGGGCCGCGGCGCCCTCCAAGAAGCCCACCAAGATTCCAGGCGTCGCACTCGGCGGAGAGTTGTCGTAGGTGACGTTAAGATCGTGATCGCTCAAAATCTGCCCGTTCAGCCCGCGCTCTCGCCAGAACGGAGTTGGATAGACGGCGTGACACTTGATGGTCGAGCCCATGGGCGCCCGCTGGGTGTATTGGTCGCGGCTGGGGGGCAAGCTTGGCAGATACCGGATGCGAGAGGCGAGCGCAGGTGGCAGCGCAACGATCACCCGTCGGGCACTTATCCAACCGTGATCCGTTTCGACCATGACGAGGTCTCCGGTCTGGTCGATCGTACGCACGGGAGTCTCCAGCTTCACCCTGTCGCCGAGACGATCGGCGAGACGATTGGGGATTTCCTGGGCGCCGCCATCGAAGCGCCATGTCAGCGAACTTTCTTCCAAGCCTTCAACGCCACCCGCGGCCGCAATGTAGAAGAGGAGATGCAAGAGGGAGAGCTCGCTGGGCTCGACGGAAAAATACCCGCCAACCACGATCTGGAATGCAAACTTGGCGCCGTCGGTTTTCAGATTCGCGTCCATCCAATTCGCCATCGTCATCTGATCCCACTCCGCGGCGCGCGGTGCCTCCCAAGGGGCATCCGCCGGGACTTCCTTGGCAAGTCGATCAAGTGTGGCGACAGCGGACATGAATTCTTGAACATCGCCGTCCGGCACAGGGAGGGTGAATCCCTGCGAACCGATAGCGCTCACTTCGGATCGCTCACCCTTGTACGCGACGATGGTTTTGCCTTCGCCAAACGTCGGGAACGTCCTCACCCCAGTCACCTGCGCCAGCGCCAGGATTTGCGTCATGCCCGGTCCGATCCACTGGCCGCCATTATCGACAAACCCGCCGGTGAATTTCTGGGTCCACGCACGTCCGCCAACGCGGTCGCGGGCCTCAAGTACTATCACGGAGTGGCCATCCCCCACCAAAGACCAAGCCGCGGCCAATCCAGAGTAGCCGGCGCCGATGACAATCGCATCGGCCGCTTCACCGTTTGCGTCGATCGGTGTATCCAACATACGATTCTTTCCTCGTGGATCTGAGCGAGAACGATACAGGATTCAAAACGCTTATGGGCATTTCCCTTGGGCCTACGGCGAAGGCGCGATTGCGGACCTCAACGCGGGCAACGCCGTGTCCTATTGACGGGCGAGATCCGACAGCAGTTGATAGCGATCTGGATCGCCAGGCAGAAGCCAATGGAAGCCTTCCAGGAAGAATACGCAAACCAGGTTCGTGACGATCACAGCGGCAAGCGATCCGAGCACCAAACGCGTCGGCCACCCGAATTGCGTTTGGCGCGGCGCCAGTTCGCGGGTGAAAAGCAGATTAAGCCCACTGGCCGCAATGGCCGTACAAAACACGATCAGCGCCCAGGTGTAGAGATGCATCCCGAGAACAGCCAAGCCCGGGACGGGATCAGGTGAGGCGATATGCAGCAAGATGTGCCGCGTGGAAACCGACGCGCCAAACATTGCGGCGATGATGCTCATGCCGTAGCCCGTGGCGAAATCGGTCGGGCTCACATCGCCGTGGCGGCACCGCAGCAGAATGAAGGCTGGCCCGAACGCGGCCAGGATCATGCCCATGCGTTGGAGCATGCAGAGGGGACAAGGAAGCTCCTGCCAGGCGAATTGCACGACGAACCCGCCCACGAGCGCAGCCATGACACCAAGAATGCAGAGGTGTGCCAGCCAGAATCCCAGTCGATGGCTCATCGATCTGCGCCTGCCTAGAAGTTCAAATGAATCGGGTCGATGATGTGCGCCCAAAACAACGCCAGGGCGGCGCCCACGGTGAGCAAGAAAAGTCCAACGACAAGCCACCGACGGTCGGCGAACAGTGACGCGAACGTTCCCAGGATCAGACTAAAGACGATTGTATCCACGTCATTACTCAAGCTATTGTGAGGATGCGCGTGATGTCGGCGAGTATTGGAAGCGTAGCACGCGGATTTGTGCTGACCGATTTTTCCCGTACAGGCTGATCCTAGCGCCGATCCAGGTCCGCGTTGTCGCCATCGTGGCCACACTGCCGCCCTCAACGGTTAAATCGTTTGTGCGTCGTCTGGCAGGAACGATGCCCGATTGAAACTGCATCGGAAGATGCGACGAAACGACAAGTTGTCAGTCATCCGACAATAAGGTCAGATACACGACCGACGCACTGAAACGGCCGTGTCCACCTGCGATCAGGAGGGCGTGTCCGAGGCGGCAAGATTGGGTGCCTTGGACGGTTCGTCCTGGGCGCCCAAAAGTCCATTATCTCACAGCGGGATTTGTGCCCCGAAAACGGCGGTATTTCGAGAATCAAATGATGAGGATTGTTTCGCCATCGCATTGGCACCATTGCCAATGGCGAATTAAAACCTAGAAACGGTTACCTCTTTGATCCCGCTTGGCCCCTAGCAGCGTCTAGATCGACGATTCCGTCTTGCAGCGAAGGGTCGAAGACGATTCGGATATCGGTTTGGCTCAATTCGGGTCGGACTTTTGCAGGATAGACGATGCGACCGCCTTTCGGATTCTCGCGGTATGCTATCAATTCGATGAGACCCTCGGGTAGCTGTTGTAGTTCAAAACTGCCGTCCGCTTTGGTCGTAGTCCACGCTTTGGGTCCGGACGTGCGAAGCGGAATAATTTCACCATTCGCCATTTGAGCCGAGACGCGAACACTGCCAACGCCAATTCCCTCAGGGCTGACCACCACCCCCCGCAACGATTGCCTGGCACGCACAAGATGCACATCGGGCAACAAGATTTCGCGTCCCTCGTTGTCGACGGGATGGATGTAGGGCATCTGGTGCATCCATCCCGGTGCAATCAAATGCTCCGAGTCGATAATCTCAAAGTAGTACTGATCGCCGGCTTTCAATCCATCGATACTGTATTGTCCGTCTTCGTCGGTCGTCGCCTTACCCAGCAGGCGTTGAGATCCTGATAAAAAAAGCTTCATGATAACGTTGGGCCGCGGCTGATTGTCTTTGAGCACGCGACCACCGATGAATCCTGTGCGATCTGTCGTGGGTTTGTTATTTGATCCCAGCTCGGGGGATTGTTTCGCACTTGATGGTTTCGGCGGCTCGCTGCTGGCTTGGACAGGTATCCGAAGTGTTTCGATCGATTCCTTTAAGGAAAGACCAAACGACTGATCGCTCAAAAGCTGATACGGAATGCTAGGCTTGATGCAATAGCCCCTGGCTGCAATCCGCAATTCGTACGCTTCAGGCGGAAGCCCGCTGATCTCAAAATGGCCATCCTCTCGCACGGGAATCTCAATCAGGTCCCACGCGGGATTGCGGATCAGCACTATTTTTGTGTCTTGAGGTAGCGCTTCCCCGTCGGCTAACTCGACCCGACCCGCGAGTCGCAGGGCAGGGATCGCCTCGAATTGGCCCAAGTCTCGTTCTTCGCCATCGCCTGTCGCCTTAAAGCGCTTGGTTGTCAGCACGAACTCTTGCGGACCTTCACCGACGACAGAGAAACTCACGTACGATTCGTTGGCGGGAAGATAATCGAGGACGAACTGTCCATCACGGTTCGTAACGTCGGCCACGGCCTTAATGAAGTGATGGCCCGCATTGCGTTCCTCTTGCACTACTGCGACACGTACGCCGGCTAGAAGCTTGTCTTTGCAAGCAAGCCTGCCGGTCACACGCGTACCCCGCGGCACCACGACGCGATGCTCGTCGGCACCTGGCGCGAGCAATGCCATTGATGTGCCCGCATAGCCGTCCGCAGTAACTGTGATGTCCACGCCCTTGTAGTCCTGCGGAAGAGGCATGACAAATCGACCATCGCTATCTGTGACCGTCGGGTCAACACCGTCCACTCGGCCCCACCATCGCTTGCTGCCGGATTGTGCGCCATCGGGTTCGACCAATGCACCCTCAATTGCCAGCCCTTGATCGTTGACGGCGCGTCCTCGTAGCATCCGTTCAGGCGGAAAGTCATTGGGCAAATCCGCTAGCGAAATCTTTATGCTGTCCGTTAGCGGATCAACCAAACCCGTCAGCTGCGTCTTCTTGCCTGGCATGGAAATCATCAGGTGGAATTTTAGAGACGGGTTAAGCCCGCTGATTTCAAATTCACCCTTGTCGTTTGACCGCGTCTTTTTTTGGCAATCGAGATAGCAACTCGGACAAAACAAACCCGTCCCAACACGAGGGGCTGCAGTGGCGATGTCCACTCTCGCGCCGACAACAGGTTGACCACTCCCATCGTCGATGATGCCTTTGAGCGTCAGTCTCGATGGTTCGCCCGACAGCACGCAGGCGAGTATTGCGAGCAATTGACAAGTTGGCATGGCTTATCTCCAACGACGAGGTTCAAACGCTTCCTATCGTCGCCGATTATAGGCGATCGATGGCGGTAAAGCATCGATTGCGAGGCTTCGTAGCGGAGCCGAACGCCCGCGATCAGTTGGAGCGCGCTCGAAGCTCATCGACCGCCGAACCTCAAGAGGGCGTGACCTGAGCGATCTACGTACCGGCTCTCTGATGGCTCGTCAGGGGAGCGCAACCCCACACTAGAAATTCAGGAACCGCAGTCTTGGAGGCATATTCGTTGAAGGCTAGATGCGAGGGGGTGCGGAGTGCTGCTACAATCGTCGCCAAGCCGAACCTGTGTCGGCCCATGTGTCAGTCCACCTGGTATATGCCCTAGCAACCATTGGTTGAGCGACTCAATCGACTTCACCGTTCGATGGCGGGACGCATGGCGGATTTTCTGCAACCAGTCAGCCGAGCATGGCGGTTGTTTGGCATTGTCGGCTCTGCGCTTTCGGCGATCATCCTTTTATCACTGTCGCTAGCCGTGTGCGCTGACATGGTTCGTCAACGCTCGCTGTACTACGAGGGCCGACCACTTTGGTTAGGGGTGGCGTTTATTGGGCTCTTTGGAATGGCTGCGGCGTTCATTAGCTGGCGACTTGCCAGACGTCATGTTGCGCACAACGGCGTGACCCTCATCCCAACCTGGCTGATCCAAGTCTTTGGAATCATCCTGGTACCCGGTATGTTTATCGCGTTCCATTACACCGGGTTTATATTCTTCTTGACTTCGGGTGCCGTGATCTGCCTAGCGATGATTTTTGTTCGCCGCAATATCGCGAAAGCCCAAAACAATAGGCCCCTGGCTCGTGCGAGCGTTGACGGGGAATGCTCGCCAGCGGAGTTGTAGCAAAAGCTAAACAAATGACCATTTTTCGGACGCCTACTCGCGTCGCCAAAATCGCTGAAAGTCAG contains the following coding sequences:
- a CDS encoding carboxypeptidase-like regulatory domain-containing protein; the protein is MPTCQLLAILACVLSGEPSRLTLKGIIDDGSGQPVVGARVDIATAAPRVGTGLFCPSCYLDCQKKTRSNDKGEFEISGLNPSLKFHLMISMPGKKTQLTGLVDPLTDSIKISLADLPNDFPPERMLRGRAVNDQGLAIEGALVEPDGAQSGSKRWWGRVDGVDPTVTDSDGRFVMPLPQDYKGVDITVTADGYAGTSMALLAPGADEHRVVVPRGTRVTGRLACKDKLLAGVRVAVVQEERNAGHHFIKAVADVTNRDGQFVLDYLPANESYVSFSVVGEGPQEFVLTTKRFKATGDGEERDLGQFEAIPALRLAGRVELADGEALPQDTKIVLIRNPAWDLIEIPVREDGHFEISGLPPEAYELRIAARGYCIKPSIPYQLLSDQSFGLSLKESIETLRIPVQASSEPPKPSSAKQSPELGSNNKPTTDRTGFIGGRVLKDNQPRPNVIMKLFLSGSQRLLGKATTDEDGQYSIDGLKAGDQYYFEIIDSEHLIAPGWMHQMPYIHPVDNEGREILLPDVHLVRARQSLRGVVVSPEGIGVGSVRVSAQMANGEIIPLRTSGPKAWTTTKADGSFELQQLPEGLIELIAYRENPKGGRIVYPAKVRPELSQTDIRIVFDPSLQDGIVDLDAARGQAGSKR
- a CDS encoding disulfide bond formation protein B, with product MSHRLGFWLAHLCILGVMAALVGGFVVQFAWQELPCPLCMLQRMGMILAAFGPAFILLRCRHGDVSPTDFATGYGMSIIAAMFGASVSTRHILLHIASPDPVPGLAVLGMHLYTWALIVFCTAIAASGLNLLFTRELAPRQTQFGWPTRLVLGSLAAVIVTNLVCVFFLEGFHWLLPGDPDRYQLLSDLARQ
- a CDS encoding flavin monoamine oxidase family protein, with translation MLDTPIDANGEAADAIVIGAGYSGLAAAWSLVGDGHSVIVLEARDRVGGRAWTQKFTGGFVDNGGQWIGPGMTQILALAQVTGVRTFPTFGEGKTIVAYKGERSEVSAIGSQGFTLPVPDGDVQEFMSAVATLDRLAKEVPADAPWEAPRAAEWDQMTMANWMDANLKTDGAKFAFQIVVGGYFSVEPSELSLLHLLFYIAAAGGVEGLEESSLTWRFDGGAQEIPNRLADRLGDRVKLETPVRTIDQTGDLVMVETDHGWISARRVIVALPPALASRIRYLPSLPPSRDQYTQRAPMGSTIKCHAVYPTPFWRERGLNGQILSDHDLNVTYDNSPPSATPGILVGFLEGAAARRWANRSAEDIQRMTLAAFESHFGAQARTPAHFFQANWANEPWSRGCYCGIPMPGTWTNYRDALRKPVGRLHWAGTETATKWAQYMEGAVRSGERAAAEVNEALTATRQLSLSSSR
- a CDS encoding helix-hairpin-helix domain-containing protein; this translates as LRKFHFPTHCPECGTAVVKDEGGVYIRCPNPSCPAQVKERLRYFASRNAMDIEGLGDKLVDQLVNDGVVTSYGDLYRLKLEQLTGLERMGQKSSENLLAGIAASKSRGLAKLLNALAIRHVGARVATLLADHFGSMSAILEAAEEELAEVDEIGPIIAGSVYEFLHSKTGRATIDELTELGLKTTWPKARVATAAATGPLAGKTLVVTGTLPVYGREEIEELITQLGGRAASSVSKKTDYVVAGEKAGGKLDKAHKLGVKVLTEAEFNTLIGR
- a CDS encoding DUF5993 family protein, with the translated sequence MDTIVFSLILGTFASLFADRRWLVVGLFLLTVGAALALFWAHIIDPIHLNF
- a CDS encoding limonene-1,2-epoxide hydrolase family protein codes for the protein MAGKEVIEALVGALNRMDPDAFAALLADDVVVEHISTGRSLRGKQEVAGWFNAMLGHTTQNDVTVNRVCIDGSTIWAERVDRHLIGGQWVEIPIMGIVELDRAGKVRHMRDYFDSRLAL
- a CDS encoding peroxiredoxin; translated protein: MKIASLVALFIAGNMTVALAAELKVGDQAPEFSMQGTDGKTHKLSDYRGKQAVVLAWFPKAKTPGCTLECKSFRDSGKDLRNYDVAYFTASCDSPELNKEFATDLSLDFPILSDPDKSVAKAYGVFNDQRLVSNRWTYYIGKDGKILHIDKEVKTPAHGQDVAAKLDELKVAKK
- a CDS encoding TCR/Tet family MFS transporter — translated: MTDPHADSRAAGSSVPADDAELPALASPRQAARAFIFITVVLDVLALGIVIPVLPELVKEFLHDDTKRAAEFFGLFGMVWALMQFVFSPVMGALSDRFGRRPVLLLSMLGLGLDYVLMALAPTLGWLFVGRVISGITSASFTTAAAYIADVTPVHKRAAGFGMLSAAFGLGFVLGPAFGGVLGEIDPRLPFWVAAGFTLLNATYGMLVLPESLPRERRATFTWQRANPIGALNLLRSHHELLGLATVMFLNFLAHEVLPSVFVLYAGYRYDWDVQAVGLTLAIAGICSMIVQGAMVPPFVRRFGERSAVILGLLLGTAGLLIFGVAGTGPVFLIGIPFMSLWGLAGPSAQSLMTRHVSATEQGKLQGALNSLRGITGMIGPVLFTSIFAAFIETERSVELPGAPFLMATLLLASAALLSWRVTRHA